The window GTAATCAATAATCTGATAATCAACATTTTAGCTTTTAGGGAAAAGAAAAATTTGGAAATTACATGTACATACATGTAAATTTGTGTCGTCAATGAAATTGGAAGAAGCAATACAGAGTAATAAATTCAGAAACGACGTGCACAAAGCCAGTCTGAACATACTGTACACCGCTTGGTGGCTGAAGACAGTGCTTAGTCGCGAGTTGAAGGAATACGGGTTAACGCACGAGCAATACAATGTCATGCGCATTCTGAAGGGTAAGCACCCCGAGCAAATGTGTGTACGTGATATTGCCAGTAGAATGATTGAGAAGAATTCGAATGTGCCAAGAATCATTGACCGATTGGTGGCTAAGAAGCTGGTGAAGCGTGCTACATCTGAAGTGGATAGAAGAGAAACAGTGATTTCTTTAACCCAGAGCGGATTGAGCTTATTAGACAATTCTACAACCAGTATCAATCATGCCATGGAAGAGCAGGTGAGTATCGGCCAGCAAGAAGCACAAGTACTCAATCAATTATTGGAGAAAGTGAGAACGAAAGAGTAAATTTTTTTAAACAAATACATGTATGTACATGTAATAAGGAGCGCATATGAAAACGATTATCCATAAAGCAGCAGAAAGAGGTCATGCCAACCATGGTTGGTTGGATAGTTACCACAGTTTCAGTTTTGCAGGCTTTTATAATCCTGCGAAAATTCACTTCGGTGCATTGCGTGTGCTGAATGATGATACGGTAGCGCCTGGTTATGGTTTTGGCAGACACCCACACGATAATATGGAGATAGTATCCATACCATTGTCGGGAGATCTTCATCATAAAGACAGCACAGGCAGGGATAAAATCATCCGTCAGGGTGATGTGCAAATCATGAGTGCAGGCACTGGCATTGAACACAGCGAGCAAAATGCCAACCATGATAAGGAAGTAAAGTTTCTGCAGATCTGGGTTTTTCCAAAAGAGAAAAACATTGAGCCACGCTACGAGCAGAAAACCTTTTTGCCAGAAACCAGACAAAACCAATGGCAAACAGTTGTTGCACCAGACAATTCCGATGCATTGTGGATTAATCAGGATGCCTGGTTTACCATGGGTAGATTTGATCAGGGTAAGAATACCACTTACACAATGCACAATAGCAATAGCGGCGTCTATGCATTTATCATCAGCGGTAAAGCAACCATTAACGGTCAGGCATTGGATACGCGCGACGCTATTGGTGTATATGAAACCAACACCCTTGAAGTAAGTGCCGATGCTGATGCAGAAATTTTATTGATTGAAGTGCCCATGCAGTTCAAAGCATAAAATCATCCAAATGTCAACGAAAACAATACAACGCATACTCAAAGGTAGACCAATCAATGTTGGTAGTATCCGCGTGCAGGAATTATTACCTGCACCTGATAGCTACATGGATCCTTTTCTGGTCTTTCACCATGGTATTGCACCGTACGAAAAGAATATTCCGGTAAAGCATCAGGGTGTTGGTCCGCACCCGCACAGAGGTTTTTCGGCCATCAGCTTTATTTATCGCGGTGGTATTCATCATCGCGATAGCAGAGGCAATGATCATGTGGTCTATGCTGGTGGTACGCAATGGATTCATGCAGGCAGAGGTATCATTCACAGCGAGAGACCACCTGAAGATATTCATGATCTGGGTGGTGAGGCTGAACTCTTACAGGTTTGGGTGAATAGTCCTGCTGCAAACAAAATGGATCAGCCACATTATCATCCTGCAACAGCAGAAGATACGCCTACCATTGTTAGTGAAGATGGCTTAACCATCGTGCGCGTACCTGCAGGTGAATTTATGGGTAAGAAAGGCATCATCCCCACATTCACCAAAGTGAATACGCTGATGAGCGAGATGAAAACAGGTGGTTCTTTCACCTTCCCGATTCCGCAACACCACAACACTTTATTGTATGTATTGAGTGGTTCGGTTCGTGTGAATGGTGAGCAAACAGTACTGGCCAAAGAAATGGTACAGTTCAACCAGGATGGTGATGCATTTACAGTGGAAGCGATTACAGACACCATGTTGTTTGTAGGAAGCGGCGAA is drawn from Chitinophagales bacterium and contains these coding sequences:
- a CDS encoding MarR family transcriptional regulator, with product MKLEEAIQSNKFRNDVHKASLNILYTAWWLKTVLSRELKEYGLTHEQYNVMRILKGKHPEQMCVRDIASRMIEKNSNVPRIIDRLVAKKLVKRATSEVDRRETVISLTQSGLSLLDNSTTSINHAMEEQVSIGQQEAQVLNQLLEKVRTKE
- a CDS encoding pirin family protein, with the translated sequence MKTIIHKAAERGHANHGWLDSYHSFSFAGFYNPAKIHFGALRVLNDDTVAPGYGFGRHPHDNMEIVSIPLSGDLHHKDSTGRDKIIRQGDVQIMSAGTGIEHSEQNANHDKEVKFLQIWVFPKEKNIEPRYEQKTFLPETRQNQWQTVVAPDNSDALWINQDAWFTMGRFDQGKNTTYTMHNSNSGVYAFIISGKATINGQALDTRDAIGVYETNTLEVSADADAEILLIEVPMQFKA
- a CDS encoding pirin family protein — translated: MSTKTIQRILKGRPINVGSIRVQELLPAPDSYMDPFLVFHHGIAPYEKNIPVKHQGVGPHPHRGFSAISFIYRGGIHHRDSRGNDHVVYAGGTQWIHAGRGIIHSERPPEDIHDLGGEAELLQVWVNSPAANKMDQPHYHPATAEDTPTIVSEDGLTIVRVPAGEFMGKKGIIPTFTKVNTLMSEMKTGGSFTFPIPQHHNTLLYVLSGSVRVNGEQTVLAKEMVQFNQDGDAFTVEAITDTMLFVGSGEPLNEPIAAHGPFVMNTETEIMEAFRDYQMGKMGVLIEN